A single window of Arvicanthis niloticus isolate mArvNil1 chromosome X, mArvNil1.pat.X, whole genome shotgun sequence DNA harbors:
- the Vgll1 gene encoding transcription cofactor vestigial-like protein 1, which produces MEEMKKTGVRMPKSRQKPIKTEWNSRCVLFTYFQGDISSVVDEHFSRALSNLKKPQELSSSSHRENVILKNDSSMPPNQWRLSSSTKPQPEASPANGASSSSMDGYGPKAMDQHSLSMPKLPKLPSAHPQELWQLSSLARPDFLEPAYFCVFPDRHLASEVYPDGRRGSLQHLVQQDRNQSHPLEPAAGESCSPAKRAGSTGSLMNLPPNSGHYKKKIYGHGPATTSLDNERSQSPERRDNHSY; this is translated from the exons atggaagaaatgaagaagactGGTGTCCGGAtgcccaaaagcaggcaaaaaccAATAAAGACGGAGTGGAACTCCCGGTGTGTCCTTTTCACCTACTTCCAAGGGGACATCAGCAGTGTGGTGGATGAGCACTTCTCCAGAGCTCTGAGTAACCTCAAGAAGCCCCAGGAATTGAGTTCCTCAAGCCACAGGGAAAATGTGATCCTCAAGAATG ATAGCAGCATGCCCCCGAATCAGTGGCGTCTCTCTTCTTCGACAAAGCCACAGCCAGAAGCATCTCCTGCAAATGGAGCCAGTAGCAGCAGCATGGATGGATATGGTCCTAAGGCTATGGACCAGCACTCGCTGTCCATGCCCAAGCTGCCCAAGCTTCCCTCTGCACATCCTCAGGAGCTATGGCAACTCTCCTCCCTAGCAAGGCCAGACTTCCTAGAGCCTGCCTACTTCTGTGTCTTTCCTGACAGGCATCTGGCTTCAGAGGTCTACCCTGATGGGAGACGTGGGTCCCTTCAACATTTAGTCCAGCAGGATAGAAACCAAAGCCATCCTTTGGAACCTGCTGCCGGGGAGAGCTGCAGCCCTGCCAAGAGAGCTGGAAGCACAGGATCACTCATGAACCTGCCTCCCAACTCAGGCCACT acAAGAAGAAAATCTATGGTCATGGACCCGCCACCACCAGTCTTGATAATGAAA GAAGCcagtctccagagagaagagataaccaCTCTTATTAG